The nucleotide sequence ATGTATATtgatctatatctatctatatctcttTACCTGGAGAGAAgacaaataagacaaaatattaacaactgGTGATAGGGAAAGGGTATGTATCTGTTCATTGtaccatttttgaaaattttatggaagtttgattttctttttttaaaataaaaattaactccCCTAGGAGACTTCTGCTTCTGACCAACATGAAGTAACATGTTCAGATTTACCCTCTTGCCTGAAACAACAGTAGCAACAAAGAAGCCATGaagatatatgaaagaatgtcTTTCAAGATGTGGACATCAAGCAATGAAGGGAAGTGATTCCTGAGACGTGAAAAACTAAGGAGGAGATTCCTTCAATTATTCCAGTTTACTGCCTTGAAGGAGTTCCCAGGTCACAGTTCAGGGAGAGGGAATCCAACAGAAGCCTGAACAAACTTTCTGAGTTAAGGAAACAGGTAAGAATCTAAGGACACAAAAGTCCACAGGACAGATGATGACAGCAGAGAACTGTACAAAGAGAACCCAGGAGATCTTCTGAGGGTCTCCTTAAATTTAGTTCAACTGAGTTGGCCACCCAGTACTTGTGTGTGAGGAAACCATCTGAGGAGATTAGAGGCAATTGGGTTCAGTGCTCACAGAAGGCTGGGGATAGTGCCAGTTCTCACCAGTTTGACTGGAAAGCTTCAAGATTCCTGGGGCACTTGTATTGAGCAAGGAGGGTCTTATCTCCATAGTGCGGAATAAATAGCCCTCAACTGAGCAATTCTCGGGATCTGTTCAAACATCATGAAATCAAAACCTAAGGCTTTAACTATTTCCAACAGCATCACTGTATCCCAGAACCAAGTTCAAGAGAATTTACAggaatacaaaaatgtaaaaatactcaacaaagtAATATAATGCCTAGCACCTAAGAAAAATTAACAGATGTGGTAAGAAGCAGAAACCTGTGACCCATATAACCAATCATGGCCTTATACCTATCATTGAAGACTAATAGATAGTCTAGACTCCTACTCTTATCCAATTTATAATAAAGCATCCTGACCCTTCCCTGCTGGGGTGGTGTCCCCACgactctcccccccccccacaatAATGTCAGTAGAAGCTGTATGGGGAGCTGGGTCTTTCACCCTCACAGCAGTAATGAGACACTCCTTCTCTGTACATGAAGGACAAGTGAGAACATGGACTTCTACTCCCACCTGACAGTAATGAAGTATCAATCTCCCTTTCCTACTGATGAGGGGTACGAAGTGGCTTGCTAAAATCGAAATTTCAAATAGCCTCTAGAGACTTATAACACAATTCTCCAAATGTACAGGATATTATAGAAAATCACTCATCACGTCAAGAACCAGGAAAATttcaatatgaatgaaaaaagataTCAACAGATGCCAAAGTTGTGATGACACAGATGGTGACAGTAATGTTGAAGAAACTGTGACGCCAAACTTATACTACCCAAACATTGCAGCCTGCTATTTATACTGTGGCCCCTGCCTCTCAACCTGGAATGACTCCAAGGAGCTGATAAGGGAGCTTATCAACCAGTCAGCAGAGACCCGCGCAAAGGCAGTGGCCTTGAAAACTGTCTTTCTCTAGAGTTATATAAGAACATCCTGGGATCCACCATGAATGGACAGTTGGACCTAAATGGGAAACTAATTATCAAAGCTCAACTTGGAGAGGATATTGGAAGAATTCCCATTCATAATGAAGATATTACTTATGATGAATTAGTGCTAATGATGCAATGAGTTTTCAGAGGAAAACTTCGAAGTAGTGATGAAGTTACAATAAAGTATAAAGATGAAGATGGAGATCTTATTACAATTTTTGATAGTTCTGACCTTTCCTTTGCTATTCGTGTCATAGGAGACTGAAACTGACTTTATTTGTTAATGACCAACCAAGACCCCTTGAATCAAGTCAGGTGGATTATCTCTGTCAAGAACTGATAGAACTCCAAGGTGGAGCGCGCGGCGCGCGGCGCTCGGCCATGTCTGCGGAGGGCGCCGGGCCGAGACTGGGGCTCTGGTTGGGGTCCAAGCCCGGCTCGCTCTGCCGCGAGCACGGCCAGGATCTCAGCTGGTTCTGCGGCTCCGAGCGGCGCCCAGTGTGCGCCGCCTGCGCCGGGGTGGGCGGCCGCTGCCAGGGGCACCGCATCTGCCGAGCGGAGGAGCGCGCCGAGGAGCTACGGAGCATGGCCAGTTCAGCAAGGGAACTGGTTATCCAGCGGTTGAGTCTGGTGAGGAGTCTGTGCGAGAGTGAGGAGCAGCGGTTACTGGAACAGGTGCATGGCGAAGAGGAGCGGGCCCACCAGAGCATCCTCACCCAGCGGGTACACTGGGCTGAGGCTCTGCAGAAGCTTGACACCATCCACAACAGCCTGGTGGACATGCTTACCCACCTGGATGACCTCCAGTTGATTcagaaggagcaggagatttTCGAGAGGACCGAGGAAGCAGAGGGCATTTTGGATCCCCaggaatcagaaaaattaaactttaacgAGAAGTGCACTTGGAGCCCACTACTGACCCAGCTCTGGGCGACAGCGGTTCTTGGGTCTCTCTCAGCTGTTCTACAGATAAGggcactgaggctcagagagagaaaatggctgTCTGAGTCTCAGTGCCAGTGAGTGACCAGGAAGCCTGTGCTATCTTATGGGATCAGGTTGGAGCTTTGCAGGAGGGCCTGGATGACTCAGAATTGTTTCTGGCAGGCATGGAGGAAGTCCGCATTGAGGAGAAGACTGTCAGCCCCTCCCTGCAGTTGTCAGAGGATCGAAGGACCCTGACCTTCAGTGCCAAGAAATCCAAGGCTTTTGCAGATGGCCCAGAGCGCTTTGACCACTGGCCCAATGCCCTGGCTGCCACCTCCTTCCAGGAGGGGCTCCATGCCTGGATGGTGAATGTTCAGAACAGTTGTGCCTATAACGTGGGCGTGGCCTCAAGTCAGCTGCCCCGCAAGGGTTCGGGAAGTGACTGCCGCCTGGGCCATAACGCCTACTCCTGGGTCTTCTCCCGCTATGATCAGGAGTTCCGCTTCTCGCACAACCCGCAGCACGAGCCCCTGGGTCTGCTGCAGTGCCCCGCGCAGCTGGGCGTGCTGCTGGACCTGCAGGCGCAGGAGCTGCTGTTCTTCGAGCCAGCCTCAGGCACCGTGCTCTACTCTCACCGCGCATCCTTCCCTTGGCCCCTCTTCCCAGTCTTCGCTGTGGCCCACCAGACCATTTCCATCATCCACTGACCTTTGGCCACAGGGAGGCCAGCTCTACCTCCCCACCACCTGCTCAGGCCAGGCCATGTACCTACTGGATGTCCTTTCCCCAGAAGATGTTGGGGTTTGTAAGGAGAAGGGTCCATGCCCAGTGGGCAGCTTTAGGAGCAGTAGATATGTTTCAGACCTGACACATCCTTTAAATCCTGGGCATCTGTGGAGAATCTGTCACTCCTGTACTGTGTCTCCCAAGTCTACCACACATCTGCCCCATGTGGTGTCTCCTTCACCATTTTATCTCTGGCAACCTCTGGTGCGTAATGAGGAAGCAATAATTATATGGTGAGTGAgtagatggatggacagatggacaggtGACTAGGCAGATGTAGTTTCTGGAGAAGCACTTCAGCCCTCTGTCCCCAGCTTCTCACGTGTGGAAGGGATTCTCTGCAGAGAAGCCTATGGCTGAAGACTTATCCTCTTAGTTCAGTACTTCTCAATCTTTTTCATGACATGGcacaatgagaaaatatttttgtggtaTACAAGGACAACCTGGAAGGGATTTAGAATTCCTGTAAGGCTGCTTCTGGAAAGAAGAATCTGACCTGGGAGTGCCCATGTCCTGCCCTGAGGGATCCCATCTCCAAAACCTATGGCAGCACAGCCAGGGCATCTGCCCCAGACCTGGAGGCTGAGTGCCAGCTTGTGCCCACCCATGATAATGGGGATAAATGTTTCCCTTGCTGTAACTGATGAGTGCCCCTGTGACTTAAAAGTGAAGACCTGGGATGAGTTTCAAGTCAGGAAGAGCCAAGAGGACTGAGGGCTGACCTTAGGGAGCATGGACATGATTAAaggttttaaaagacaaaaaaaaaaaaaaaaaaaaaaaaaaaaaagaactgaactgATAGAACTTCAAAATAAAGTGAGTCATTTATTGGACAGCTTGGAACCATTGGGAGAACCAGGACATTCCACCAGTATTCCTGAAAATGATACTGTGGATGGTAGGGAAGAAAAGCCTGCTGTTTCTGATTCTTCTGGAAAATAGTCTACTCAGGTTATGGCAGCAAGTATGTCAGCTTTTGATCCTTTgaaaaaccaaggtgaaatcaataaaaatgtaatgtcAGCACTTGGTTTAAGAGATGATCAGGTTTCAGGGCCACCCAG is from Sciurus carolinensis chromosome 13, mSciCar1.2, whole genome shotgun sequence and encodes:
- the LOC124963338 gene encoding B box and SPRY domain-containing protein-like, translating into MSAEGAGPRLGLWLGSKPGSLCREHGQDLSWFCGSERRPVCAACAGVGGRCQGHRICRAEERAEELRSMASSARELVIQRLSLVRSLCESEEQRLLEQVHGEEERAHQSILTQRVHWAEALQKLDTIHNSLVDMLTHLDDLQLIQKEQEIFERTEEAEGILDPQESEKLNFNEKCTWSPLLTQLWATAVLGSLSGMEEVRIEEKTVSPSLQLSEDRRTLTFSAKKSKAFADGPERFDHWPNALAATSFQEGLHAWMVNVQNSCAYNVGVASSQLPRKGSGSDCRLGHNAYSWVFSRYDQEFRFSHNPQHEPLGLLQCPAQLGVLLDLQAQELLFFEPASGTVLYSHRASFPWPLFPVFAVAHQTISIIH